The following is a genomic window from Corvus hawaiiensis isolate bCorHaw1 chromosome 5, bCorHaw1.pri.cur, whole genome shotgun sequence.
aagcagaaagcctgagaaaaataattttgggatAGAAGGTCAGCAGTGATAGTGGGCTATGTATGAACCTTTTCACCAGCCACCTATATTGTGTTCAGTGGTCTAGGTTTTggtcagtaaaaaaaaatatttctgcgaCCCTTTGGTGAATAtgcaaattaatatttctaaCTAGGCTCTGTGTTTGCTCGGAAGAAAGTAGAGGGGAAGTTTGGGCACCATCCGAGGTGAGGAAAGAGCCGAGGTGCCTATGGTGTGCTGAACCATGAGAAAGCAGGTGAGGAAGGTATGTCAGGTTCCGCTGGGGTTCCTGGGGAGCGGGAGCATTTGCTCCTTGGGGTGAACCACAGCTGAAGCTGGTGTCCGGCCTTTTTTAGGGATTAGCGGTTTTGTGGCGTGGCGGTGGCCTGACCTGGGAGTCCAGCATTGGTGAGGTGAGGCTGAAGGGTCAGAGGGAATAGGAAGTGACAGGCACGCCCGGTGTGTttgggagctgagctggaaacAGGACAGGACATTGCTGGTGTGCCTTGGCCCTGGCAAGGACCTGGAGCTAGGCAAACATTCATCTGGTTGTGGGTCTGAGGATTCCCAGTGGGATCCCCATGCTGCTCGGCAGAACTAGCAGTGGGAGAAACACCGTTCCTCCGTGCGCCGTGTCTGCAGTGTGCTGGTGATGTCTCTGGcacccccagcacagggctTCCCCAAGAAAGGCGCCATCCACGAGCCTGGTGACAAGCAGAAAGGACGGTTTGCCATTCAGCTGAGGCCCCGATTTATTTCCACTACAGAGCCTGTCTgtctccagggaagggaaccaTTCTGGCTGCATTTCTCCAGGCACCAGGAAAGCTTGTGGCTCCGCGTTTCGTTTTCAGTGGATTTTCCATTCCACCTGGTGTGCACCTCCTGGGGACCACAGCTGACCCTGCCtcgggcagcagcaggcagagagggcAGCAAGGCAGTTTTGAGCATCCCTTCGTGCCCCTTCCCCACGGTGCCCTGGCACCGCAGGAGTGAGTGTGGCTGGGCTCGTGTGCTTCTGGGAACTCATGTGTTCTCTCggtgattttattttatgagtGACTTTATTGCAGTCACCTGGGAGCTCACTCTcagctgtgtgtgcatgtcCTCATAGGAGTAACCACACACCCGTAGGCCTGGCTCATGTCACAACTCAGGCAGTGTTTCCCAAAGGATACAGGAGTGTCTCTGAGCGCAGGTTGAGCAGCCTTTCCTGGtctctctgctcttcccttcctgGCTGAAGCTcagggaggaaagagaagacTGACACCCCCGGGAGCAGGTTCTCCGTCCCTTGCAGCCATCCCCATGATAACGCAATGGTTATCACGGTGGTTAGTGATAACGATGTCCAAGCATCCGGGCATCCTCACTCTGCCAGCCCTTCGGCCCCTGCAGCCGCCTGAATCCAGGTCCCGGCCAGGGAGCAGCGGACCTTGGGCCACCCCTCCGGGGCTTGATGCCCGTGAGGGCTGGCCTGTCTGTGGGAATTTGGCTCGCCAGCCCAACCCCTTCTGAGCCCAGGTGCCGGGCTTGTCCGCTGCTCCTGGGGCGTTCCCTTGCCCGATAGTTGGTTGTGCCGTGCTGGTGCTGTCGAGAGGGGCTcggcagagcaggggctgtgctttTGGAGGGCGGGGAGTGGCGGGGGTTGCCGGCTGCGGGGTTCCCTGGGAAAACGGCCGGAGCTCCTCAGCCCGGGTTGTCCTTGGCTCTCCGCAGGAggttttctggaaaaataagCGAATAGAAAATGCAGGTATCTACCGAGATAGGAGCGTGCGGCAGCCGGGAGGCGGCGGGGAGCGATCGCACGGCCCCGTAGGGTGACACCGCGCCCGCTGGCAGCGCGGCGGGAGCCGGATCGGGCCCACCGCACCTGCGCCGTGTCCCCCAAAAATCCCGGTGAGGCATTTCCAGGAGGCTGGGGGAGCGCCGCCGGCACGGGGCTCTGCGGGGCCCCGGGGTTTGCGGTGGGCGCTCCCGGCGGTGGCACTCCCCCGGCAGAAACTTCGAAAGAAAGAGCCTGCGTCCATTCCAGTGTCCTTCTGCGGGTCGAAGGATGCTGTTCCCTGGGATCCCCTTTTAGAGTAGCATCAGAGGCTGGATAAAAGCTCAGAAATTCCGCCGCGGTCTTTTCCAGTCCCAGGGAATTTCGGTAGTTTAGATCATGCCGAAGAGATTTCGAGATCGTTTATGTGCCGTGGTGTCCCTTAAAATCCTCGCTAATAAAATTAGCGCGTaggttttctttccccccacTAATGACAGTCACTCGGACAATTTATATCGtacagggaaagctgcagcactgaaggaaaaaaagaaaaaaaaaaaaaaaaaaccaaccaggaataggaaaaaaaccccaccacattAGAAGCAGGAATTGACATCCAAATTTTTACAGACTCCCATATTTGTAATATTATGAGACTCTCCGTTTTAGGAGACACTGGGTTTTGTCGAATTAATAAGATAAATGTTGAAAGCATATTATATGCAGCCTTTAATCCTAATGCAAGGGAAATCGTAATTATGTGGAGAATAAGTGAATTTGAAAGCCAAACATCAGCCCACTCTCTGATTGCAAAGCCCGCTCCGTTCGCCCCTGGAAAACGCTTTGTCTCTCCTTTTGTTTAGTTTAAAGGGTttcaaattctatttttaattattcttttttttaatctgttttgtaTCTGAAATGACGACGATCAGGGAGGGACCGATAAACACTTTTCCACGCGGTAAACCCCTTATTTCGGCACAGAAATGAGTGCCCGCGTGTCGGTGAATGCGGGAGCCTCGCGTGCACAGGGTGGAAGCCCGTGGCCGTTCCCCGCCCCGGAATGGCTGGGAATGGGCTGGGGGCTCCGGCCGGGGCTGCCCTCTGCCCCGCTCCTGCGGGAACCCGGCTCCGGCGGGGAGCGCGGGGCTGCCGGGTGCAGCTTCTCCTCACGCCGGGCCTCCGCCGGGCGCCGGCAGCGCAGGAGGGCCGCTCCGCGGAGCCGGGCGAGGGCATCCCCACTCGCCTCCGTCCCGTcgaggaggtttttttctgcgTGTCCGATTATCCCTACCTGGCAGGTGCGGGGACAGGGCGGGAAGGCGCCGCCGGGATCCCAGCGCCGGGCGGAGCGGCCGTCGGGCACCTCAGCTCCCCGCCCCGCACCCCCGCCGGGCCGAAGTCGCGGAGCCGCGGCCCCAAACACGCCCGCTGCCCCGGGAGAGGGTCGGTGGGGGGGCGCGCCCCGCATTTCCCACCCCATTGCCCGAAGGTGCCCGGTGGCGGCGGGTCCAGGTGAGGGGCGGGCGGGCCGCGAGCGGGCAGCCCTGAAGGGGTTAACGGGAGGGACGTGGGCTGTCACGCGTCATTGGGCAGATTATGTGCAGCAAACAAAAAGTGTGTGTCTGCGTGCCAGCCCCTCACTGCACCGGGTCCGTCTGCACCGCTCGCCtcccgctccgccgcccgcaCGGCCCGGTCCGGCATGGAGCGGCGCTGAGAGCCCGAGGCAGCCAGCCCGAAGCCGCCTTTGTGCCACTGTCGGGGCGAGGATTATCCCCACCGTCCCTGGTGAGTACCGGCGGAGGGGCCCCGCcaccccccgccgccccggAGCGGGAACAATGCCGGGGATGGCCGTGCTGCCGGCGGCCCTGCCCGGGCTGCGGAGACCGGCGGGGGAGCCtccgggagcggccccggcgcCGCCCGGCCCGGACAAAGGGCGGCCGGGGGGAGGCagcgccgcggggccgggggcggcccgGGGAGTCGGGGGGATGCGGCGCCGTGGGGAGCTGTACGgggcccgccgccgccggggggAAAGTTCGGCGGGGGCCACTCACTGCCGGTGGTTTCGTTTGCCGAAATCATTCCTTCGGGGAAGGGATGCGTCGGGCAGCGGCGGAACGGGGAGGGCGCCGGGGAGGCGGCCGGAGCGCCATCCCCCCGGTCTCTGTTCCCGGGgaggggccgggacccccgccgccgctccggggGTATGAAGTTCCCGGCGGTGCGGGGACCCGGTCGTACCCCGAAATCGGGGGGGAGCGGCGGCTCGGCGGAGCCGTGCCCGGCGCGAGCGGCGGCAGCCGTCAGCAGGCGCACCGGGAGGAGCACCGGTCTTTTCCCGAGCCAGCCCCAAATGACGGATTTCGATGGCAGATGGGGCGGGGGGAGGCAGCCGTGCGCTAATCTGGTCGGGAAGGGCGAGGGCACCGCAGCCGGGCGCGATGCTCCCTCCCCGGCCTcggcgccgccggccccgcacCCTGCCCGCTGCCCGCGCCCCACCAGCTGCCCGCCGACCGCATCCCTCCCCTCGAAACGCGCGGCAGCCGGGGCTCACCCTGCTCCATAAATAAGCGTGTCGAGGTAAAAATAATTACCTCTGCttgctgcttttaattaaaGTCTCGgagggaaagtgctggattaTGATAATGAGCAGCCATACGTTCCCCTTGTCGCGCGGAGCGGGAGGTGAGCTGACACGCAATCGGCGACAATGACAAGCCACTGGAACCCACCCGCTCCCCCGGCATAGCCCGCAGCCCGGGCCGGCTCCGGGGGTTACCGGAGAGAGACCCGCCGCTGCTGGGCGCCCGGCGCCTGCTCGGGACAGCACTTGGCCGGTGGGATTCCCGGGTCCCTGCCCGGAGCTGGCTCCGCCGCGATCGCTAAAAAAATTGATCAGCGCGGCAGAGTCCCCGCACCTCGCCTCCGCTCGCAGCTCCTAGCctgctttcaatttttttccacacCGGATAAACTGCTGgcctgccttttttcttttattttcttcttcttttttttttttattttaaatttttggaggttttttgttaatgttttaTTTAGCAATTCAAGtcgattttattttgttttccggGGCATCCCGGTGTACCGCTGAGCGGGACCCGCTGCGGTAACGGcccctctctgcccctctcTCCGCCCGCAGGGATGGAGGACGCCGGCGTCCAGCGGGGAATATGGGACGGGGATGCCAAGACGGTCCAGCAGTGCTTGACTGACATTTTTACCAGCGTTTACACCACCTGCGACATCccagaaaatgccattttcGGCCCCTGCGTCCTGAGCCACACGTCCCTGTACGACAGCATCGCCTTTATCGCCCTCAAGTCCACCGACAAGCGCACCGTCCCCTACATATTCCGGGTAAGAGCCACTCGTCCCCGGGCCCAGCCGCTCGCCACGTCGGCCGGTGCCCGAGCGCGTCCCCGCCGCGGAGCGCAGCTCGGCCCGGGGAGCCCCCGCCGCCGGGAGGCTGTCCCCGAGGGCAGAGccgcgccgccgctgccgctccTACTCTTGCCTGGGCCCGTGCTGTCGGTCGGTCGGTCTGTCGGTCCGGTGGATTAACGCGGGGTTTCAGGTGGACACGTCGGCGGCCAACGGCTCGTCGGAGGGGCTGATGTGGCTGCGGCTGGTGCAGTCGGCGCGGGAGCGGGAGGAGCAGAACCTGGAGGCCTACATCAAGAGCGGGCAGCTCTTTTATCGCTCCCTACGCCGCATCGCCAAGGAcgaggagctgctggtgtggTACGGGAAGGAGCTCaccgagctgctgctgctcggcccggcccgggccccCGCCCGCACCAACGGTGGGTGCCGCGCGCGGCCGCCCGCGGTCCCGGGcgggaggaaggagggggatCCCCGCCGACGGGGGGAATCGGGAGGCGGCGGTCGGCTTCGGGATCCCCAGCTCCCGATCCCCAAACTCTCGGCGGATAGCCCCCATCGGCGGCCCCGGCTGACGGTGCtctctctctcgctctctctctctgtcgTGCCCGCCCGACGCAGGCTCGCCGCCGTTCGCCTGCCCTGAGTGCAGCCAGCGCTTCCAGTTCGAACTGCCCTTCGCCGCACACCTCCGGTTCCGCTGCCCCAAGAGGCTGCACGGCCCCGacaccggccccgccgccgaGGCCGCCGGCGTCAAGGACGGCGCCGGCAAGGAGCAAGAGCCCGGCAAGTTCGGGAAGCCCGGCGGGCCGCCGCACCACCCCTTCCCCGGGCCCGacggcggccccgccgccagcACCAAGCCCTCCACGGACTTCCACAACCTGGCGCGGGAGCTGGAGAACTcccgcggcgggcgcggcgggtCCCCGGGGCGGCCGGCGCCCCCTGAGGCCGGCCCTGAGGCGGCGGCCGGGAAGGCGAAGCGGCGTTTCCCCGAGGAGGAAGAGCGCGGGcccggcgcggcgcggggccgcTTCCCGGCCGAGCGGCCGGGGCTGCCGGCGGCGCCCAAGGAGGAGCCGGGCTGCGCCCCGCAGCAGCAGTACCGCGCCGCCGGCTCCTACTGCGGGCTCGAGGAGGGCGGACGCCTCTTCGCGCCGCCCAGCCCGGAGACCGGCGAGTCCAAGCGCAGCGCCTTCGTGGAGGTGAAGAAGGCGGCCCGCGGCCCCGAGCCCGACGGCGGCTCCGAAGAGGGCCCAGAGCGCGGCTCCccgggcgcgggcggcgcggagCCGGGGCTGTGCCCCCGCGGCGGTGCGGGGGGCCCGCTGGCCGCCCGCCTGGACGGCGGCAGCCCGGCGCGGGGCAGCGCCTTCAGCACGGTGCCGCAGCTCGGGGCCGGCCCCGgggggcccggcggcggcggagccgAGGAGCGAAAAAGCGCCTTCTCGCAGCCCGCCCGCTCCTTCCCGCACGTTCCGCCGCTGGTGCTGGGTCCCAAGCTGGGCGGGCTGGGCGAGCCCTGCCCTGacggcgccgccgcccccgcccgtcTGTACGCCGCCGAGGCGCTGGCCGCCAAGCTGCCGGGcggcggggaggcggcgggcggcggcggcggcggcggcggggggctgCCCAAGCAGAGCCCCTTCCTCTACACCACGGCCTTCTGGCCCAAGagctcggcggcggcggcggtggcggcggcggcggcggggccgctgcagctgcagctgccgtCGGCGCTGACGCTGCTGCCGCCGTCGTTCACCTCGCTGTGCCTGCCGGCTCAAAACTGGTGCGCCAAGTGCAACGCGTCCTTCCGCATGACCTCGGACCTGGTCTACCACATGCGCTCCCACCACAAGAAGGAATACGCGCTGGAGCCCCTCGTCAAGCGCCGCCGCGAGGAGAAACTCAAGTGCCCCATCTGCAACGAGTCCTTCCGCGAGCGCCATCACCTCTCCCGCCACATGACCTCCCACAACTAGCGCGGACAACCCTCCGGCCCCGGGAACCCGCCCGGGACCCCCGCCCGGGggacccccgccccgcccgccgctcccACCCATCCCCTTCGATGCACGCGTTTCCACTGTccggggaggggcggggagggcgggggagaggagaaggtgaagaagaaggaaaaagagaaggtaaaagttaaaaaaaaaaataataaaataaaaagagaaaacagaaaagagaaaagagaagcaccgggaaaaaggaaaaaaaaaatcaaatgactttaaaaatacattttttaaaatgtcatataTTGCAACATATTGATGCATTTGTCATACGTTTCTACTTAAATTATTAAGCACTTATGGTTTAGATGTAATAATAATTCTATGTCAGggtaaatttttattttggatatgAAGCTAAGGGCGaggggggcgcggcggggccggcgggcggcgggccGGGGTCCTGCATGCACCGGGCGctccccccgcccggccccgccgcccgcgccccttCCCCCCGAGTGTCACTGGTGCCCGTGGAATGGAGTCTCGGTAGTTCCGTGTTaccttccctttcccatttgggtttgttttggttttttttttcctcgcccctctggaaaaaaagatttattaaaCTTTATAGTTTATCCGGGTATGTTGGATGCTTTGACAATAAAtgactttattttcttcaaagcacCTGGACGTTAATCGATGCGGGGGAATGGGCGGTGACGAGGGGGTGGCCCCCCGGCTGCGGGGTGTCAACGGGGCCCCCAGCCACACCGGGCCGCGGGGAAGGGCAGAGAACCCCGACCACGCCGCCTCTTCTCTCcactctccttccctgctcgCCTGCCTTCCTTCGGCCCCTGTCCGTCCTTCCTCTGTGCATCTTTGCTTTTGTCCGGCATTTTATTCagcctttctctctttctttcatcttgtctttcccttcctttcctcttcccttcgTGTTTtgggttgtctttaatttctttctttttgcttctcttttcctttttgcatgtctttcttttttctttctgtttttctgtattttcgTATTTTCCCACCTCACCTCTTCCAGGACCCTGTGTTGCCTCCCACTCTTGCCAGGGCTATTGGTGGTCCCCGGCTTGCAGGGTGGGCACAGCCACAGAGGTTGC
Proteins encoded in this region:
- the PRDM8 gene encoding PR domain zinc finger protein 8, coding for MEDAGVQRGIWDGDAKTVQQCLTDIFTSVYTTCDIPENAIFGPCVLSHTSLYDSIAFIALKSTDKRTVPYIFRVDTSAANGSSEGLMWLRLVQSAREREEQNLEAYIKSGQLFYRSLRRIAKDEELLVWYGKELTELLLLGPARAPARTNGSPPFACPECSQRFQFELPFAAHLRFRCPKRLHGPDTGPAAEAAGVKDGAGKEQEPGKFGKPGGPPHHPFPGPDGGPAASTKPSTDFHNLARELENSRGGRGGSPGRPAPPEAGPEAAAGKAKRRFPEEEERGPGAARGRFPAERPGLPAAPKEEPGCAPQQQYRAAGSYCGLEEGGRLFAPPSPETGESKRSAFVEVKKAARGPEPDGGSEEGPERGSPGAGGAEPGLCPRGGAGGPLAARLDGGSPARGSAFSTVPQLGAGPGGPGGGGAEERKSAFSQPARSFPHVPPLVLGPKLGGLGEPCPDGAAAPARLYAAEALAAKLPGGGEAAGGGGGGGGGLPKQSPFLYTTAFWPKSSAAAAVAAAAAGPLQLQLPSALTLLPPSFTSLCLPAQNWCAKCNASFRMTSDLVYHMRSHHKKEYALEPLVKRRREEKLKCPICNESFRERHHLSRHMTSHN